In Bos mutus isolate GX-2022 chromosome 10, NWIPB_WYAK_1.1, whole genome shotgun sequence, a single window of DNA contains:
- the GPR65 gene encoding psychosine receptor produces MNSTCIDEQHDLEHYLFPVVYVFVVIVSIPANIGSLCVSFLQAKQENELGIYLFSLSLSDLLYASTLPLWINYTWNRDNWTFSPALCKGSAFFMYLNFYSSTAFLTCISIDRYLAVVYPLRFFFLRSRKCAFMVSLTIWVLETILNAVILWEDETAVEYCDAKKSNFTLCYDKYPLENWQIRFNFARTCIGYVIPLVVIMTCNKKVYQAVRQNQATEHRERKRIIKLLISITLTFILCFTPFHVMLLIRSILEHDMNLKEQVFDHFKSGKQSYKIYRITVALTSLNCVADPILYCFITEIGRSDMWNILKFFTGKLNKSKRQGKSVLSVSTKDTIELEILE; encoded by the coding sequence ATGAACAGCACATGTATTGACGAGCAGCATGACTTGGAGCACTACTTGTTTCCCGTTGTTTATGTCTTTGTGGTAATAGTCAGCATTCCAGCCAACATCggttctctctgtgtgtcttttctgCAGGCAAAGCAAGAAAACGAATTAGGCATTTACCTCTTCAGTTTATCCCTCTCGGACCTGCTCTACGCCTCAACTCTTCCTCTGTGGATCAATTATACTTGGAATAGAGACAATTGGACGTTCTCTCCTGCCTTGTGCAAAGGGAGTGCTTTTTTCATGTACCTGAACTTTTACAGCAGCACAGCTTTCCTCACCTGCATCTCGATTGATCGGTATTTGGCAGTGGTCTACCCTCTGAGGTTCTTTTTCCTAAGGTCAAGAAAATGTGCATTCATGGTCAGCCTCACCATCTGGGTTTTGGAAACCATCCTCAATGCTGTCATTCTGTGGGAAGACGAAACAGCTGTCGAATATTGTGACGCCAAGAAGTCTAACTTTACTTTATGCTATGACAAATATCCTTTGGAGAACTGGCAAATCAGGTTTAACTTTGCTAGGACGTGTATAGGTTATGTGATACCTCTGGTCGTTATAATGACTTGCAACAAGAAAGTTTACCAAGCTGTGCGGCAAAATCAAGCCACGGAAcacagggaaagaaagagaatcaTAAAACTACTTATTAGTATCACGTTGACTTTTATCTTGTGTTTTACTCCCTTTCATGTGATGTTGCTGATTCGCAGCATTTTAGAGCATGACATGAACTTAAAAGAACAAGTGTTTGACCATTTCAAGTCTGGGAAGCAAAGTTATAAGATCTACAGAATCACAGTTGCATTAACAAGTTTAAATTGTGTTGCTGACCCAATCCTGTACTGCTTTATAACTGAGATAGGAAGATCAGATATGTGGAATATATTAAAGTTCTTTACTGGGAAGCTTAATAAATCAAAGAGACAAGGAAAAAGTGTACTTTCTGTATCTACCAAAGATACTATAGAATTAGAAATCCTGGAATAG